CTTATCAATTCTATGTACTATTCCGGGTCTCATAACGCCATTAATACCTGAAAGATTATCTTTACAATGATACATAATGGCATTTACCAAAGTATCTTTGTAATGACCGGCAGCAGGATGAACCACCATATCCTTGGGCTTATTTACAACAACCACATCGTTATCCTCGTATATAATATCAAGTGGGATATCCTGAGGAAGTATCTGTGGTATCTCAATAGGGGGAATCTCCATTACTATCTCGTCATTTTCAGACACATGGAAGCTGGCCTTAACTACTTTACCATTACAGCTTACTTTTTTATCATCAATAAGCTTCTTGATATAAGTTCTGGAAAGTGAATCAATCAACTCGCTTATAAGCTTGTCAATTCTCATTCCATCATATTCATCTGTTACGATAAACTCAAAAAATTCACTTTTTGATTCCATTACTTAAATTCCCTAAATTTGTTGTGCTGTTTAAAGCTCAAGAAATTAAAATCACTTTCCTTATAATAAAAAAGGAATAAAAAGACAAATACAAAAGTTGCCACGGTAACATATATATCAGCAACATTAAAAATCGGGAAATTGATAAGCACGAAGTAAATGAAATCTACTACATAATCATTTTTGATCCTGTCTATCATGTTTCCTGCAGCTCCACTCGCAATGAAAACAAGAAGAATATGCAGAATATTATATTTCTTATCATCAGGTAGTCTAAATAATACATAGCCAATGATCAAAAGAATAATTATTGCAACCAATACAAAGAATACTTTCTGATTCTGAAGCATGCCAAAAGCTGCTCCGGAATTCTTGAGAAAATTAAGCTCAAGAACACCACTAATAATTTTATATGCAGGTTTATCCTGTAAATGAACTACTGCCAGGTGCTTGGTAAACTGGTCAAGGAAAACCAGTAAAAGTATCAAAAATGCATCAACTGCCAAAAAAATCTTTTTCTTTTTTGAAATCTTATTCATCAAATATATCCTTTACTTAATCATTATTCTCAATATAGATAATCTCATCAAGAGCCTTTTTCATATCTTCATCTGTAATGTCGGTGGTGATGAAAGCTTTTCCTATGCCCTTTAAGAGAATAAATCTAATTTTATTACTGTCAGACTTCTTATCAGACTTAGTTAACCTGATAACCTCTTCAGGATCTATGTCCTCAATGGATATAGGAAGATTAAATGGAACAAACATATCCCTGATTTCATAATATTCTTCCATAGAAATCAACTCTTTTTTCCAGGACATAAATGCAGCAGCAACACAACCAAGAGCCACACATTCACCATGTAAAAGTTCGAAATTCTTGGCTTTTTCAATGGCATGTCCAATTGTATGACCAAAGTTTAATAGAGCTCTGCCGCCTTTTTCAGTAGGATCTTTTTCTACAACAGCCTTTTTGATCTCACAGCTGCGTCTTATCATCTCAAGAGTTACATCCTGATCCTTATCGCTGATCTCATACATATTCTCAATAAGCCATGTATAAAAATTCTGATCCTTGATAAGACCGTGTTTCATAACCTCAGCAAATCCTGAAGCAAATTGTCTGTCACTTAATGTATTAAGCGTAGAAATATTGGTATAAACAAGACTTGGCATATGGAAAGCACCAATCATATTCTTGTAACCATCAAAGTCAACTCCGGTTTTCCCACCAATGCTGCTGTCAGTTTGAGCTAAAAGTGTAGTAGGTATCTGGATAAAAGAGATACCTCTAAGATATGTAGCAGCTGTAAAACCAGTCATATCACCAACTACTCCGCCTCCAAGCGCTACCAAAAGGTCGTGTCTGTCAAAATGATTTTTAATAAGAAAACTATATATTTTGTTTATCTCACTTAGGTTCTTGTTATTCTCTCCTGCAGGTATTTCATATATAAACACCTTATCAGAAACGCTCTTTAATATACTTACAACCTCATCCCCATAGAGAGGTTTAACATTACTATCTGTAATAACTGCTATCTTT
The sequence above is a segment of the Butyrivibrio proteoclasticus B316 genome. Coding sequences within it:
- the lspA gene encoding signal peptidase II, which translates into the protein MNKISKKKKIFLAVDAFLILLLVFLDQFTKHLAVVHLQDKPAYKIISGVLELNFLKNSGAAFGMLQNQKVFFVLVAIIILLIIGYVLFRLPDDKKYNILHILLVFIASGAAGNMIDRIKNDYVVDFIYFVLINFPIFNVADIYVTVATFVFVFLFLFYYKESDFNFLSFKQHNKFREFK
- the aroB gene encoding 3-dehydroquinate synthase, with protein sequence MSGLLTINYDKKPCYNIVFDTSFDGLSDSVAELGFNGRKIAVITDSNVKPLYGDEVVSILKSVSDKVFIYEIPAGENNKNLSEINKIYSFLIKNHFDRHDLLVALGGGVVGDMTGFTAATYLRGISFIQIPTTLLAQTDSSIGGKTGVDFDGYKNMIGAFHMPSLVYTNISTLNTLSDRQFASGFAEVMKHGLIKDQNFYTWLIENMYEISDKDQDVTLEMIRRSCEIKKAVVEKDPTEKGGRALLNFGHTIGHAIEKAKNFELLHGECVALGCVAAAFMSWKKELISMEEYYEIRDMFVPFNLPISIEDIDPEEVIRLTKSDKKSDSNKIRFILLKGIGKAFITTDITDEDMKKALDEIIYIENND